The window TGGCCGAGCTCGATAACCATCAGGGGGTGCTGGCTTTAGCGGAAGATATCGATAACAAAAATCCTGAGACGGTTCTTCAGGCTGTAAGAAACGGCGGGGATATGCCGCGCTTTTTACTGCTTGATCAGATACAGGACCCGCAAAATTTTGGAGCACTGATCAGAACCGCCCGGGCTGCCGGTTTCCAGGCTGTGATATATCCCGGAGACAGAAGCTGTTCCATCACTCCAGCAGTGGTCAAAGCCAGCGCCGGTGCCATCGAATATACGGCTATGTGTCAGGTTACAAATCTCAACCGAACCATGGAGATGCTGAAAGAAGAGGCCGTCTGGTTATTCGGTGCCGAACCTGAAGGCAACACCCTTTACTATGAGGCGGATTTGACCGGGGCTTTAGGAATCGTGATCGGAAGCGAAGGCTCGGGTCTGCGCCGGCTCGTCCGTGAAAACTGTGACTTTCTGCTTGGAGTCCCCGTCAGCAAATATCCCGGTTCCCTTAATGCGTCTGCCGCTGCTGCTGTCGTTATATATGAAGCCGTCAGACAGTCCCGGCTTAACCTTGACTAAAATTACGTCAGCAAGTATAATATAAATTGGAACTGCAATAGGGAGGGGATGACGGTTGGAAGGTAAAGCTCTTGAGGAGATTTCTTACGAGGATTTTACCGAGATGTCCGATGATGAGCTCATCGAACATGTCCGCAATGGAAGCAGCCAGGCGGAAGAGGTTCTCATCAAACGTTACAAGAACTTCGTGCTGGCTAAATCTCGTTCTTATTTCCTGGTTGGGGCCGATAGAGAGGACATAG of the Halarsenatibacter silvermanii genome contains:
- the rlmB gene encoding 23S rRNA (guanosine(2251)-2'-O)-methyltransferase RlmB; translation: MAKVAGRNPVYELLNGPRRVHRLMIHYEAEGEIIEEITSRAKEDDIPVERTTAREIDDLAELDNHQGVLALAEDIDNKNPETVLQAVRNGGDMPRFLLLDQIQDPQNFGALIRTARAAGFQAVIYPGDRSCSITPAVVKASAGAIEYTAMCQVTNLNRTMEMLKEEAVWLFGAEPEGNTLYYEADLTGALGIVIGSEGSGLRRLVRENCDFLLGVPVSKYPGSLNASAAAAVVIYEAVRQSRLNLD